Proteins from a genomic interval of Tissierellales bacterium:
- a CDS encoding glycerophosphodiester phosphodiesterase yields MFFKRFKSWKIVLDSFKDIGGSISKILEFELTMRFLSAFFVYPLIVWIFNVFMHKKGFTALQNNDFLKMAFSWQGIIAFFIIVLIALLFMIIEIGGLILVSYKIKMKEDSIDFQKIVIATLKKFPRFIGPGGILMAAYFFLISPILGWGINTSLLSTLALPKFIEDYIFNQEWLLVLYGFLVSILFLFAIRWIFSLHYIILEDYKPSMAMKKSWLLIKKDIGLFIKYFIGIQIASALMGLAFFVLWIAIFLMGIVISVTLNNPERFLLIFGALNNIIIYVFLSLVIPFNIAAITRLFYRLKKEHKEESKIYVDENFRNFKWFRFGWIFKKRIFVTGLIISVFVFTYLSMQMNLDYRFNIKKPAITAHRGSSFNAPENTISALKVAIEEKCDFAEIDVQETIDGQLVVTHDRNVKRFTGVDKDVSDMSFYEIRRLDFGEWFSSEFKGEKVPTLKEMMDEARGKIKLNIELKGDGASDDFVKRVTELIKDENFYENCIVTSLDAKKLRKVRDLDSNIKIGSIIYLVAGKYENLDFDILSVESSVLDQDFVIKAHEMGKEVHVWTANEVEDIEKFILMGVDNIITDRPTFVNEIYEMKKNEDKFSQIIEQMILID; encoded by the coding sequence ATGTTTTTTAAAAGATTTAAATCATGGAAGATAGTACTGGATTCATTTAAAGATATAGGAGGATCTATATCTAAAATATTAGAATTTGAATTGACGATGAGATTTTTGTCAGCTTTTTTTGTTTATCCTTTGATAGTTTGGATATTCAATGTTTTTATGCATAAAAAAGGATTTACGGCGCTACAAAATAATGATTTTTTAAAGATGGCATTTTCATGGCAAGGGATAATAGCGTTTTTTATAATAGTATTAATAGCTCTTTTGTTTATGATAATAGAAATCGGTGGACTAATATTGGTTTCATATAAAATAAAGATGAAAGAGGATAGTATTGATTTTCAAAAAATAGTAATAGCTACTTTGAAAAAATTTCCAAGGTTTATAGGCCCAGGTGGAATATTAATGGCAGCCTATTTTTTCCTTATATCACCTATACTAGGTTGGGGAATAAATACAAGTTTGCTCAGTACATTAGCATTACCTAAATTTATTGAAGATTATATATTTAATCAAGAGTGGCTTTTGGTGTTGTACGGTTTTTTAGTTTCGATATTGTTTTTATTTGCAATCAGATGGATATTTAGCTTGCATTATATAATACTTGAAGACTATAAACCATCAATGGCAATGAAAAAGAGCTGGCTACTTATAAAAAAAGATATAGGATTATTTATAAAGTATTTCATAGGTATACAAATAGCATCTGCTCTTATGGGATTAGCATTTTTTGTATTGTGGATTGCTATATTTCTCATGGGAATAGTTATAAGCGTGACACTTAACAATCCTGAGAGATTTTTGCTTATTTTTGGAGCACTAAATAATATTATAATATATGTGTTTTTGTCATTAGTTATTCCATTTAATATAGCTGCAATAACAAGATTGTTTTATAGATTAAAAAAAGAGCATAAAGAAGAGAGCAAAATTTATGTTGATGAAAACTTTAGAAACTTTAAATGGTTTAGATTTGGCTGGATATTTAAAAAGCGAATATTTGTCACAGGGCTTATTATAAGTGTATTTGTATTTACTTACTTGAGCATGCAGATGAATTTGGATTACAGGTTTAATATAAAAAAGCCAGCTATTACTGCGCATAGAGGAAGCTCGTTTAATGCGCCTGAAAATACAATTTCAGCACTTAAAGTTGCTATAGAAGAGAAATGTGATTTCGCAGAGATAGATGTCCAAGAGACTATAGATGGCCAACTAGTAGTTACTCACGATAGAAATGTCAAAAGATTTACAGGCGTAGATAAAGATGTATCTGATATGAGTTTTTATGAAATAAGAAGACTAGACTTCGGAGAGTGGTTTAGCAGTGAATTTAAAGGTGAGAAAGTACCGACTCTTAAAGAAATGATGGATGAAGCGCGAGGAAAGATAAAACTAAATATTGAATTAAAGGGAGATGGGGCCTCTGATGATTTTGTTAAAAGAGTAACCGAGCTTATAAAAGACGAAAATTTTTATGAAAATTGTATAGTCACATCATTAGATGCTAAAAAGCTAAGGAAAGTTAGAGATTTAGATTCCAATATAAAAATAGGAAGCATAATTTATTTAGTTGCAGGGAAATATGAAAATTTAGATTTTGATATCTTAAGTGTAGAATCATCTGTATTAGATCAAGATTTTGTAATAAAAGCCCATGAAATGGGCAAAGAAGTTCATGTTTGGACTGCAAACGAGGTGGAAGATATTGAGAAATTCATACTTATGGGAGTTGACAATATAATTACAGATAGACCAACATTTGTAAATGAGATTTATGAGATGAAAAAAAATGAGGATAAATTTAGTCAAATAATAGAACAGATGATTCTTATCGATTAG
- a CDS encoding M48 family metallopeptidase — METILVEGQLIPYNIEKKNRKTMAIKIMEDGLVIVSIPKRTSMKVAKKFAESKANWILKNRKTVMNISNEKLNTYKTGKKLYVMGDLYLLRISKETKLKKASIELGQNEIVLSTFDDRPDFVRDVLEKWYGVQAKKFFSYRTELHAKKLNLEYNQIRIKNQKTRWGSCSSKRNLNYNLRLMMAPVEIIDYIIIHELCHLVHLNHSADFWKLVETIQPDYRVRRELLNKWAPKLNF, encoded by the coding sequence ATGGAGACTATTTTAGTAGAGGGACAATTGATACCTTACAATATAGAAAAGAAAAATAGAAAGACTATGGCAATTAAAATAATGGAAGATGGATTGGTCATAGTGTCTATTCCAAAAAGGACTAGCATGAAGGTAGCGAAGAAATTTGCAGAATCGAAGGCTAACTGGATACTAAAAAATAGAAAAACTGTTATGAATATATCTAATGAAAAACTAAATACTTATAAAACGGGGAAAAAACTTTATGTAATGGGGGATTTGTATTTGCTTAGAATAAGCAAAGAGACAAAATTAAAAAAAGCAAGCATAGAACTTGGTCAAAATGAAATTGTACTAAGCACATTTGATGACAGACCTGACTTTGTTAGAGATGTATTAGAAAAGTGGTATGGAGTGCAGGCAAAAAAATTTTTTAGTTATAGAACCGAATTACATGCAAAAAAATTAAACTTAGAATATAATCAGATTAGAATAAAGAATCAAAAGACTAGGTGGGGCAGTTGTAGTTCAAAGAGAAATTTGAATTATAATTTGCGACTAATGATGGCTCCAGTTGAAATTATAGATTACATCATAATACATGAGTTATGCCATTTAGTTCATTTGAATCATTCGGCAGATTTCTGGAAATTAGTTGAGACGATACAACCAGATTATAGAGTTCGACGAGAACTTTTGAATAAATGGGCACCTAAACTTAATTTTTGA
- a CDS encoding arsenate reductase family protein, producing MIFLYKLYYYPKCSTCKKAVKWIEENEVDVEKIHIVENPPSKEELMDLYKKSELTLKKFFNTSGMKYRELGLKDKLAEMTDEKAIELLASDGMLIKRPLITDGKMVLLGYKEAVWEENLK from the coding sequence ATGATATTTTTGTATAAATTATATTACTATCCAAAATGTTCTACATGTAAAAAAGCGGTAAAGTGGATTGAAGAAAATGAAGTAGATGTTGAAAAAATACACATAGTTGAAAATCCACCATCTAAAGAAGAGTTAATGGATTTGTATAAAAAGAGTGAATTGACTTTGAAAAAATTCTTTAATACTTCTGGGATGAAGTACAGAGAATTAGGGTTAAAGGATAAACTAGCAGAAATGACAGATGAAAAGGCGATAGAATTGTTGGCGAGTGATGGAATGCTAATAAAACGTCCTTTAATTACTGATGGTAAAATGGTCTTGCTGGGATATAAAGAAGCCGTTTGGGAAGAAAATTTAAAATAG
- the iorA gene encoding indolepyruvate ferredoxin oxidoreductase subunit alpha, translating to MKELLTGNEAVARGVYEAGIIYASAYPGTPSTEILENISKYKEDIIAEWAPNEKVALESAIGSSMAGARSFASMKQVGLNVAADPLFSFAYTGSRGGIVILTADEPGIHSSQTEQDNRYYAKFAKIPMVEPSDSQECKDMVKAAIEISEKHNIPVLMRMTTRVCHSKSVVELKDREEIELVPYEKNIAQYTTMPAFAPGQRAKLEDKLIELEKFSNETELNYIEWNDKKIGVISSGVAYQYAREIFGSEVSYMKIGFSFPLPMKKIKEFAKGVDKLYVIEEVEPFIEEQLKAEGIECIGKEKIPNMGELNPNIIEETLKDKAKELIEVNDEKLVKRPPVLCAGCPHRGAFYEVAKRIKKNKLVVTGDIGCYGLGALPPLSAVDTILCMGASISEGHGASKIFKKYNTGQKVVSVIGDSTFFHSGMTGLLDVVYNKSNTVTLILDNRITGMTGHQDHPGTGLTAQGEVTKEADIEKIVKALGVEHVRKVNPLKLDEMGAALDWALELEEPSVIITRWPCALKKHSEKDNKEFGKYFKKLAVDSEKCIGCKKCTSVGCPAIHFEDKKAKIDENMCLGCEICAQVCPVKAIDIIKK from the coding sequence ATGAAAGAATTGCTTACAGGTAATGAAGCTGTAGCTAGAGGAGTTTATGAAGCAGGCATAATTTATGCTTCAGCATACCCAGGTACACCTAGTACAGAGATATTAGAAAATATATCAAAGTACAAAGAAGATATTATTGCGGAATGGGCGCCAAATGAAAAGGTTGCATTAGAGAGTGCTATAGGTTCAAGTATGGCGGGAGCGAGAAGCTTTGCTTCTATGAAACAAGTAGGATTAAATGTTGCGGCGGATCCATTGTTTTCGTTTGCTTACACAGGTTCAAGAGGTGGCATAGTAATACTTACAGCTGATGAACCTGGAATACATTCTTCTCAAACTGAGCAGGATAATAGATATTATGCCAAATTTGCAAAGATACCTATGGTAGAACCATCAGATAGTCAGGAATGCAAAGATATGGTAAAAGCGGCTATAGAAATAAGTGAGAAGCACAATATACCAGTGCTAATGAGAATGACAACTAGAGTCTGTCATAGCAAAAGTGTAGTTGAGCTTAAAGACAGAGAAGAAATAGAACTAGTGCCATATGAAAAAAATATAGCACAATACACTACTATGCCAGCTTTTGCTCCAGGGCAGAGAGCAAAACTTGAAGATAAATTGATAGAGCTTGAGAAGTTTTCAAATGAGACAGAGTTAAATTATATAGAGTGGAATGACAAAAAAATAGGTGTTATAAGTTCTGGAGTTGCATACCAATATGCGAGAGAAATATTTGGAAGTGAAGTATCATACATGAAAATAGGATTTAGTTTTCCTCTTCCTATGAAAAAAATAAAAGAATTTGCAAAAGGCGTTGATAAACTTTATGTAATAGAAGAGGTAGAACCTTTTATAGAGGAGCAATTAAAAGCTGAAGGTATAGAATGCATAGGTAAAGAAAAAATACCAAATATGGGAGAGTTAAATCCAAACATCATAGAAGAAACTTTAAAAGATAAAGCTAAGGAGTTAATAGAGGTAAATGATGAGAAACTAGTAAAAAGACCACCAGTACTATGTGCAGGGTGTCCTCATAGAGGCGCTTTTTATGAAGTTGCAAAGAGGATAAAGAAAAATAAATTAGTTGTTACTGGAGATATAGGATGTTATGGACTTGGAGCACTTCCACCACTTAGTGCGGTTGATACCATACTTTGTATGGGAGCTAGTATAAGTGAAGGGCATGGTGCATCTAAAATATTTAAAAAGTACAATACAGGTCAAAAGGTAGTATCTGTAATTGGAGATTCAACGTTCTTTCACTCTGGAATGACAGGGTTGTTGGATGTAGTTTATAATAAAAGCAACACAGTTACTCTCATATTGGACAATAGAATTACTGGAATGACAGGTCACCAAGATCACCCAGGAACAGGACTTACAGCTCAAGGTGAAGTTACAAAAGAAGCAGATATAGAGAAAATAGTAAAAGCATTGGGTGTTGAACATGTCAGAAAGGTTAATCCTTTAAAACTTGATGAAATGGGAGCTGCACTTGACTGGGCGTTAGAACTAGAAGAACCGTCAGTTATTATAACTAGATGGCCATGTGCCCTAAAGAAACATTCTGAAAAAGACAATAAAGAATTTGGGAAGTATTTCAAAAAACTAGCGGTTGATAGTGAAAAATGTATTGGTTGTAAAAAATGTACTAGTGTTGGATGTCCAGCTATTCATTTTGAAGATAAAAAAGCAAAAATAGATGAAAACATGTGCCTTGGATGCGAAATTTGTGCACAAGTATGTCCTGTAAAGGCTATAGACATAATTAAAAAATAG
- a CDS encoding indolepyruvate oxidoreductase subunit beta — translation MNDVKNILLVGVGGQGTILASKILTTGLLHGGYDVKMSEIHGMSQRGGSVSTQVRYGEKVNSPIIGKGNADILVSFEEMEAYRWLSYVKKEGKVVLNDYRLPSSPMLIGKANYPEGLKEEITEKVSTELIGAAKIAEEIGNAKTMNIVLLGALVKEMQLEDIDWDNIIEKLVKPKFVEINKKAFARGLNYKK, via the coding sequence ATGAATGATGTAAAAAATATATTATTAGTTGGAGTAGGAGGACAGGGAACTATACTTGCAAGTAAAATACTTACAACAGGGCTTCTTCATGGCGGATATGATGTCAAAATGTCAGAAATTCATGGTATGTCCCAAAGAGGTGGAAGTGTTTCTACTCAAGTTAGATATGGTGAAAAGGTAAATTCACCGATTATAGGTAAGGGAAATGCAGATATTTTAGTCTCATTTGAAGAAATGGAAGCATATAGATGGCTATCATATGTGAAAAAAGAAGGTAAGGTGGTTTTGAATGACTATAGACTACCATCATCGCCAATGCTCATAGGAAAAGCTAATTATCCTGAAGGATTAAAGGAAGAAATAACAGAAAAAGTATCGACAGAACTTATTGGGGCTGCTAAAATAGCAGAAGAGATAGGAAATGCTAAGACAATGAATATAGTGCTGTTGGGAGCACTAGTAAAAGAGATGCAATTGGAAGATATTGATTGGGACAATATCATAGAAAAACTTGTAAAGCCTAAATTTGTAGAGATAAACAAAAAAGCATTTGCTAGAGGTCTAAATTATAAAAAATAA
- a CDS encoding PAS domain-containing protein, translated as MSKDLEKEILLESYTQLVDFMAETLGSECEIALHKIEDQRAEIIAIRNGQYSNRKIGDHIDAIGKKVYEIEKNLRYHANYEKVNYQGKEMKSSSFYIRKKSGELIGILCFNFDLTLANMARKYFEAFMPKETEEVLEKDTVNQITFGMIDETIQAMNLPVDRMVPNERIEVIKELREKGVFGIKGAVRQVAKKLEISETSVYRYLKEIE; from the coding sequence ATGAGCAAAGATTTAGAAAAAGAGATATTGTTAGAATCATACACTCAATTAGTTGATTTTATGGCAGAGACATTGGGGTCGGAATGTGAGATTGCGCTTCATAAAATCGAAGATCAAAGAGCGGAAATTATAGCTATTAGAAATGGTCAGTATTCAAATAGAAAAATTGGTGACCATATTGATGCTATAGGGAAAAAGGTCTATGAGATAGAGAAAAATCTGAGATATCATGCGAATTATGAAAAAGTTAATTATCAGGGGAAGGAAATGAAATCAAGTTCGTTTTATATAAGAAAGAAGAGCGGAGAGCTTATAGGAATACTATGTTTTAACTTTGATTTGACTTTAGCTAATATGGCAAGAAAATATTTTGAAGCATTTATGCCAAAAGAGACAGAAGAAGTGCTTGAAAAAGATACTGTAAATCAAATAACATTTGGTATGATAGATGAAACGATTCAAGCAATGAATCTACCTGTTGACCGAATGGTTCCAAATGAGAGGATAGAAGTAATAAAAGAACTCAGAGAAAAAGGTGTATTTGGTATCAAGGGTGCTGTAAGGCAAGTGGCTAAAAAATTGGAGATATCTGAGACAAGCGTATATAGATACTTAAAAGAAATAGAATGA
- a CDS encoding rhodanese-like domain-containing protein, with protein sequence MLKKSKKFLKVAAFALAGMVALTACSGENAKKEETEENKETTAQVEVKQQKTEGFEELSTEKLKENYEDSNWVLVDTRLNDSYNGWKLYGESRGGHIKGAVDFSANWLTVENDNKESILEEALEIKGIDKEKNIVLYDANGEESKVVAEYLKAKGYESLYVYDVDGWADDTSLPMEKYENYETIVPAKVVKNILDGKDVETFEPGTKVKMVEASWGGEELSYAKEGVGHIPTSFHINTDIIEPPTENPPMWMLASDEKLEQFAKDYGFTKDDTVIVTSEGQIAAYRVASVLKYMGVKDVRVLNGGLASWKSAGYEVEMESNKPVPVESFGAKIPLNEGVIDTLEETIEGLKNPEEFTLVDNRTWKEHIGEDTGYSYHDKAGRVPGSVFGYAGKTDSYSLDYYRNIDGTMRNKDEILALWAKSNIDTTKHLSFMCGSGWRVAEIYFYADTMGIPDIGIFSDGWIGWSNTEGLPTETGEPK encoded by the coding sequence GTGTTAAAAAAATCAAAGAAGTTTTTGAAAGTAGCGGCATTTGCATTAGCAGGAATGGTTGCATTAACTGCATGCAGTGGAGAAAATGCCAAAAAAGAAGAAACGGAAGAAAATAAAGAAACAACAGCTCAGGTGGAAGTGAAACAACAAAAAACTGAAGGCTTTGAAGAGTTATCAACTGAAAAACTAAAAGAAAACTATGAAGATTCTAATTGGGTATTAGTAGATACTCGATTAAATGATTCGTACAATGGCTGGAAATTGTATGGCGAATCAAGAGGTGGACATATAAAAGGTGCAGTTGATTTTTCTGCTAATTGGTTAACTGTTGAAAATGACAACAAAGAAAGTATTCTTGAAGAAGCACTTGAAATTAAAGGAATAGATAAAGAAAAAAATATAGTGCTATATGATGCAAATGGCGAAGAATCTAAAGTTGTAGCAGAGTATTTGAAAGCTAAAGGATATGAAAGTTTGTATGTATACGACGTAGATGGATGGGCAGATGATACTAGCCTTCCAATGGAAAAATATGAAAACTATGAAACTATAGTTCCGGCTAAGGTAGTAAAGAATATTTTGGATGGAAAAGATGTAGAAACATTTGAACCAGGAACTAAAGTTAAAATGGTAGAAGCTAGCTGGGGTGGAGAAGAATTATCTTACGCGAAAGAAGGAGTAGGTCATATTCCTACTAGTTTCCATATAAACACAGATATCATAGAACCACCAACAGAAAATCCACCTATGTGGATGCTTGCAAGTGATGAGAAATTAGAGCAATTTGCAAAAGACTATGGATTTACAAAAGATGATACAGTAATAGTTACAAGTGAAGGACAAATAGCGGCTTACCGTGTTGCGAGTGTTCTAAAATATATGGGTGTAAAAGATGTAAGAGTATTAAATGGTGGATTAGCATCTTGGAAGAGCGCTGGCTATGAGGTGGAGATGGAAAGTAATAAACCAGTTCCAGTTGAAAGTTTTGGAGCAAAGATACCACTTAATGAAGGTGTTATAGATACTCTTGAAGAGACGATAGAAGGATTAAAAAATCCAGAAGAGTTTACATTAGTAGACAATAGAACTTGGAAAGAACATATTGGTGAAGATACAGGATATAGCTATCATGACAAAGCGGGTAGAGTACCTGGTTCAGTATTCGGATATGCTGGAAAAACAGATTCTTACTCACTAGATTACTATAGAAATATAGATGGAACTATGAGAAATAAAGATGAAATATTAGCACTTTGGGCGAAATCTAATATTGATACTACGAAACATTTATCATTTATGTGTGGTAGCGGTTGGAGAGTAGCGGAAATATATTTCTATGCAGATACTATGGGTATACCAGATATCGGAATATTTAGTGATGGCTGGATCGGATGGAGTAACACAGAAGGATTGCCAACAGAAACAGGAGAACCAAAATAA